A genomic segment from Peptococcaceae bacterium encodes:
- a CDS encoding phosphoadenosine phosphosulfate reductase family protein, giving the protein MKNKTHKQKERHILALSGGKDSAALAVYMREKYPNLDIEYVFTDSGCELPETYEYLNRIRAILNIEIKIISSERGFDYWLKYYKGVLPSPQNRWCTRQLKLKPYEEYIGNDLTYSYIAIRADERRKGYQGSKGNIIPNYPFIKDNITLKDVISILLNSGLGLPDYYNWRKRSGCYFCFFQTDDEWKGLRVHHEDLFNKACYYEENHADGRVYTWRGINREGPLFLRNLDKYYNKNKVEFELSNNRLSYILKGIC; this is encoded by the coding sequence ATGAAAAATAAAACCCATAAACAAAAAGAGCGTCATATTCTGGCATTGTCCGGAGGAAAAGACAGCGCGGCCTTAGCCGTCTATATGCGTGAAAAATATCCAAATTTAGATATTGAATATGTTTTCACTGACAGCGGTTGTGAGCTTCCCGAGACATACGAATACCTAAATAGGATTCGGGCGATATTGAATATCGAAATAAAAATAATTAGTTCAGAAAGAGGTTTTGATTATTGGCTAAAATACTACAAAGGAGTCCTACCGTCTCCACAAAATAGATGGTGTACAAGGCAACTAAAACTTAAGCCATATGAAGAATATATCGGAAACGATTTGACGTATAGCTATATTGCAATAAGAGCTGATGAGAGAAGAAAGGGTTATCAAGGTTCAAAAGGTAATATAATACCAAATTATCCCTTCATTAAAGATAATATTACCCTTAAAGATGTAATAAGTATTCTTTTAAACTCTGGATTGGGCCTTCCGGATTATTATAATTGGCGAAAACGATCCGGTTGTTATTTCTGTTTCTTTCAGACAGATGATGAATGGAAAGGATTAAGAGTGCATCATGAAGATTTATTTAATAAAGCTTGTTACTATGAGGAAAACCATGCAGATGGGAGGGTATATACATGGAGAGGTATAAATAGAGAAGGTCCTTTATTTTTAAGGAATTTGGATAAATATTATAATAAGAACAAAGTAGAATTTGAATTAAGTAATAATAGATTGTCTTATATATTAAAAGGGATATGTTGA
- a CDS encoding protein kinase has product MSNAYSKKLETKNISIKLNILKRGSDISPHKYILLLALITIFKNNPVHENRFSFYELEPIFIKIFNDLFPHYPNYRKMLEYPFYHLQRDGFWYLNIKEEAENLYCQYANSRMTRKRLLETVNYAYMDNKMYNIMIDPIKRNQLEEDIYALLSHVNNQYKYQSANNTNGMVQEGSLFTHEQAAIELINKAATVQNIGRIINNLVLYDIQSNNYYEYDAILVAHSGIYVLELKHWSGKIQIAPYRWIINETQHRNDPHKNNSFKCKILKGLYQHHFRTYPDLWIESVVVLTNHEAIVEGADMPINVVENNLHNPTFASVEDLLIYLKKKESTSLRILDDNKIAAIVTYLKNLQVPKKNIKYTVPGYDTVEYISQKHDFIELLARPIDSRAKSLHRFRVFRPQDNLSETERQRFYKKAYNTLDSVSKISTHPNIHKVWIFKNEDGDIIEGSEWSETGTLRDFIHKNGGNLPLKLVFEICRGIALGLNQAHQADIIHRAVKPDNILILNNIPKLLNFDLAYQIEDNHITVIADSSKLEDDGYIAPEVLDGQDIDEGTDFFGLGIIAYELLTGERPFKTTRSFIAQGGILSERSIARLRNKNVPEETINVIEAMVRGERAQRLKDIERILSAFTSPLENARDIMAVGTINPHLEKGNQHDMYEILELIGEGDKTQLYKAETYPSKLVVIKLFNKEVPRERIYREAEITSSIQSPYIVPCENKIGYWNKERYFLALDYIKGETMRKWIEQKKRPDIETFLTVARCLMEGIASLHKHRDQNGNAKPFLHSDIKPDNIIITPDNKAVLIDFGIAGEPRIDLFQGTVGYIPPDNIRGTDMEYSFDGDLFALGVSLWEWLCGEKPYPQPSVGDQPNPQEITKMPNNNLLKWLVKAVATMKEQRFSTIDEMRDSFNHAFKQESESPLEIPGEVNIEESRKAFTDKAEVSAKPVIETEELIEGVGNPFVSYLNTLSNTSAGNENSTAESQIGNENYERIHVENPITETIFKELFEQNHNVILTGNAGDGKTTIAAEIHKRLTGEFRPLQKREEIADQSLIIIKDMSELEQNERVPVFEEIAANQNKRYLVVTNTGIFINNLDSLKKKFPAYELSNLLKALEAEHPYYIENGNLIVINLGRVNSIDPAIKVFERILHIDNWKKWVSCPVSSQCPIYQNVKLLQENKEIVFERIRLSYRRIYEYGDRLTMRQMIGHLAYAVTGGLNCEAVHDMSEIARAERLNEFKFFNLFFGDDGQTVIPTAKQLNAVQAIQKAGFGRKLVPNMERAIWKSDTTATFFNGISKSIYSTLRNQPNQDRAIRRQIRRLIYFFAPLKDFVGQAYICEFLQSPFLLKYLQLIDKEEFISEFQEEQYRRQILHVLQEYFIGQRLLESKPQNHDLYVTLNLKKGGQSNQLILKRFRSEDFTLKTEVNYSLDKVTSRILVLKYKNSNIEIALDLPFMDYVTQRYKGEVVEELTAGYIDRLEQFKAQLLNDEASDYSPEYLQILQIKADRSFQVLKIRVSDDYLEVL; this is encoded by the coding sequence ATGTCTAATGCATATTCAAAAAAACTAGAAACAAAAAATATATCAATTAAGCTAAATATATTAAAACGGGGGAGTGATATTTCTCCCCATAAATATATACTATTGCTTGCACTTATTACAATTTTTAAAAATAATCCGGTTCATGAGAATAGATTTTCTTTTTATGAATTAGAACCAATTTTTATTAAGATCTTTAATGATTTGTTTCCACATTATCCCAACTACCGAAAAATGCTTGAATATCCTTTTTATCATTTACAAAGGGATGGCTTTTGGTATTTAAATATTAAAGAAGAAGCAGAAAATTTATATTGTCAATATGCTAATTCTAGGATGACAAGAAAACGATTGCTCGAAACAGTTAACTACGCTTATATGGATAATAAAATGTATAATATTATGATTGATCCAATAAAAAGGAATCAATTAGAAGAAGATATCTATGCATTATTAAGTCATGTTAATAATCAATATAAATATCAGAGCGCAAACAATACTAATGGCATGGTTCAAGAAGGTAGTTTATTTACCCATGAGCAAGCAGCAATTGAATTAATAAATAAAGCGGCAACAGTTCAAAATATCGGCAGAATAATAAATAACTTGGTTTTATACGACATTCAATCTAACAACTACTACGAATATGATGCGATACTAGTGGCGCATTCGGGTATTTATGTATTGGAATTGAAACACTGGTCCGGGAAGATCCAAATCGCCCCTTATCGCTGGATTATTAATGAAACACAGCATCGGAATGATCCCCACAAGAATAATTCCTTTAAATGTAAAATATTGAAGGGTTTGTATCAGCATCATTTTCGTACTTACCCGGACTTGTGGATAGAATCAGTGGTTGTCCTGACCAACCATGAGGCTATAGTTGAAGGAGCTGATATGCCGATTAACGTCGTCGAGAATAACCTTCATAATCCAACCTTTGCCTCTGTTGAAGATCTATTAATATATCTAAAGAAAAAAGAATCGACTTCTTTGAGAATTCTCGATGATAATAAGATTGCGGCTATTGTAACTTACCTCAAGAATCTCCAAGTGCCTAAAAAGAATATTAAATACACTGTCCCAGGCTATGATACGGTGGAATATATTTCACAGAAACATGATTTCATTGAATTACTTGCTCGCCCCATAGATTCACGTGCAAAAAGTCTACATCGTTTTCGCGTATTTCGACCGCAGGACAACCTTTCTGAGACTGAACGTCAACGCTTTTATAAGAAAGCATATAATACTCTTGATTCTGTCTCAAAAATAAGCACTCATCCTAATATTCACAAGGTATGGATATTTAAGAACGAGGATGGCGATATTATTGAAGGGTCGGAATGGTCGGAAACAGGAACACTGCGCGATTTTATTCATAAAAATGGCGGCAATCTTCCGCTCAAACTGGTATTTGAAATCTGTCGTGGGATTGCCTTGGGACTAAATCAAGCCCATCAAGCCGATATTATACACCGGGCGGTGAAACCGGATAATATTCTCATTTTAAACAATATTCCCAAACTGTTAAACTTTGACCTCGCTTACCAGATAGAAGACAACCATATAACCGTTATTGCAGATAGTTCAAAGTTGGAAGATGATGGCTATATTGCGCCGGAGGTATTGGACGGTCAAGATATTGATGAAGGAACGGATTTCTTTGGCTTGGGCATTATTGCTTACGAACTGCTGACAGGGGAACGCCCTTTTAAAACGACAAGGTCGTTCATTGCTCAAGGAGGGATTTTGTCCGAGCGGAGCATTGCTCGATTGCGTAATAAAAATGTCCCGGAAGAAACGATAAATGTTATTGAAGCAATGGTTCGAGGAGAACGTGCGCAAAGATTAAAAGATATCGAAAGAATATTGTCCGCCTTTACTTCTCCGTTGGAAAATGCAAGAGATATTATGGCCGTAGGGACTATCAACCCCCATCTTGAAAAAGGCAATCAACATGACATGTATGAAATTCTTGAACTCATTGGAGAGGGTGATAAAACCCAACTTTATAAAGCAGAAACCTACCCTTCCAAATTGGTAGTAATAAAACTATTTAACAAGGAAGTCCCTCGGGAAAGGATCTACCGTGAAGCTGAGATAACATCCAGTATCCAGTCTCCATATATAGTTCCTTGCGAAAACAAAATAGGCTACTGGAATAAAGAGCGATATTTTTTAGCCCTTGATTATATCAAGGGAGAAACAATGCGAAAATGGATAGAACAGAAAAAAAGGCCGGATATCGAAACATTCTTAACTGTAGCGCGCTGTCTTATGGAGGGCATAGCATCTTTGCATAAACACCGGGATCAAAATGGCAATGCCAAACCATTTCTTCACAGCGATATCAAACCCGACAATATAATCATTACTCCGGACAATAAGGCTGTTTTAATTGATTTCGGCATTGCCGGTGAACCGAGAATAGATTTGTTTCAAGGCACTGTTGGCTATATCCCTCCGGACAATATCAGGGGAACAGACATGGAATACAGTTTTGATGGAGACTTATTTGCATTAGGGGTAAGTCTATGGGAATGGCTGTGTGGCGAAAAGCCCTATCCACAGCCGTCAGTGGGTGACCAACCTAACCCTCAAGAAATAACAAAGATGCCGAATAATAACCTGCTCAAATGGCTGGTAAAAGCGGTAGCAACCATGAAAGAACAACGCTTTTCCACTATCGATGAGATGCGCGACTCATTTAATCATGCCTTTAAGCAAGAATCCGAATCTCCTTTAGAAATTCCAGGTGAAGTCAACATCGAAGAATCCCGAAAAGCTTTTACCGATAAGGCCGAAGTATCAGCAAAACCGGTTATTGAGACAGAAGAATTGATAGAAGGGGTGGGAAATCCTTTTGTCTCATACCTGAATACATTATCTAATACATCGGCCGGCAACGAGAACTCTACGGCGGAATCACAAATAGGCAACGAAAACTATGAACGAATCCATGTGGAGAATCCTATTACGGAAACCATTTTTAAGGAACTTTTTGAACAGAATCATAATGTTATATTGACCGGTAATGCAGGAGATGGGAAAACAACCATCGCGGCCGAGATTCACAAACGACTGACTGGGGAGTTTCGCCCTTTGCAAAAACGCGAAGAAATCGCAGATCAGTCTCTTATCATCATTAAAGATATGAGTGAATTGGAGCAAAACGAACGGGTTCCTGTTTTCGAAGAAATAGCGGCAAATCAGAATAAACGGTATCTTGTTGTAACTAATACGGGTATATTTATCAACAACCTAGACAGTCTAAAGAAAAAATTTCCTGCATATGAACTCAGCAACTTGCTTAAAGCATTAGAAGCAGAACACCCATATTATATTGAGAATGGTAATTTGATAGTTATCAATCTGGGACGTGTCAATAGCATTGATCCGGCGATAAAGGTTTTTGAACGAATACTACATATAGACAATTGGAAGAAATGGGTTTCTTGCCCGGTAAGCTCTCAATGTCCTATCTATCAGAACGTAAAACTGCTTCAAGAGAACAAGGAAATAGTATTCGAACGAATAAGGCTCTCATACCGGCGAATCTATGAATACGGAGACCGTCTGACGATGCGGCAAATGATAGGTCATTTGGCTTATGCCGTTACCGGCGGTCTTAACTGCGAAGCTGTGCATGATATGTCTGAAATAGCTCGAGCAGAGCGATTGAATGAATTTAAGTTTTTCAATCTCTTTTTTGGCGATGACGGACAGACTGTAATCCCCACAGCTAAGCAATTGAATGCTGTCCAGGCCATTCAAAAAGCCGGCTTTGGTAGAAAACTTGTTCCTAATATGGAGAGAGCGATCTGGAAGTCAGATACAACAGCCACCTTCTTTAACGGAATTTCAAAATCGATTTATTCTACCTTGAGGAACCAGCCAAATCAGGATAGGGCGATTCGGCGCCAAATTCGCCGTCTGATATATTTCTTTGCGCCCTTAAAGGATTTCGTCGGACAAGCATATATTTGTGAGTTTTTGCAATCTCCGTTTTTACTTAAATACTTGCAATTAATAGACAAAGAGGAGTTTATCTCAGAATTTCAAGAGGAACAATATCGCCGGCAAATTTTACATGTGCTGCAAGAGTATTTTATCGGTCAACGGCTGCTTGAAAGCAAACCTCAAAACCATGATCTCTATGTGACTTTAAATTTAAAGAAAGGCGGCCAAAGCAACCAGCTAATACTAAAACGATTCAGGTCAGAGGATTTCACATTAAAAACCGAGGTCAATTACTCCTTGGATAAGGTTACAAGCCGTATTCTCGTCCTCAAATACAAAAACAGCAATATTGAAATCGCTTTGGACTTACCATTTATGGATTATGTAACGCAAAGATACAAAGGAGAGGTAGTAGAAGAATTAACGGCTGGCTATATTGATCGTCTTGAGCAATTTAAGGCACAGTTGCTTAATGATGAAGCTAGTGATTATTCGCCCGAGTATTTGCAGATACTTCAAATTAAAGCGGATCGCAGTTTTCAAGTTCTAAAAATACGCGTCAGCGATGATTATTTGGAGGTGTTATAG
- a CDS encoding DUF4007 family protein has product MLTETLNYKEYIEKGNLGRHETFTPRYGWLKKGYDAIRADSNAFKAEDAIERLGVGKNMVQSIRYWCLAFKLINPNYETTKLGDKLFSDEGWDPFLEDLASLWLLHWQLFVPTLEAINWCFAFNKPNLLSFDNNLLSKALATEAQKYERMSNLSATAFAKDASCIIRMYLDEEQKDSEIYCPFTQLGLIQKAEANNSVMFNMREKQSLPDLIFAAACFSYMQFYANGQRTISLQRLTYDFNSPGAAFKLSESMVGSYLDQAIKKITGVSLVSVIGSIQLHIEREPEDLYWEALEKYYSEQ; this is encoded by the coding sequence ATGCTGACAGAGACGCTAAATTATAAGGAATATATTGAAAAGGGCAATCTTGGCCGGCATGAAACCTTTACTCCCCGTTATGGCTGGTTAAAAAAAGGATACGATGCCATACGCGCTGATAGTAATGCGTTTAAAGCTGAAGATGCAATAGAGCGACTCGGCGTAGGTAAGAATATGGTACAGTCGATACGTTATTGGTGTTTAGCTTTTAAATTAATTAACCCAAATTATGAAACCACCAAATTAGGGGACAAGCTTTTTAGTGATGAAGGATGGGACCCGTTTTTAGAGGATTTAGCCTCATTATGGTTACTCCATTGGCAGCTCTTTGTGCCAACTTTAGAAGCAATTAACTGGTGTTTCGCCTTCAATAAACCAAATTTATTGAGCTTTGATAATAACCTTCTTAGTAAGGCCTTGGCCACTGAGGCCCAAAAATACGAACGGATGTCCAACCTTTCTGCAACAGCCTTTGCAAAGGATGCTTCCTGTATTATAAGAATGTATTTGGACGAAGAGCAAAAAGACTCAGAGATTTATTGCCCGTTTACACAACTAGGCCTTATACAAAAAGCTGAGGCCAACAATTCTGTAATGTTTAATATGCGTGAAAAACAAAGCCTTCCCGATTTAATATTTGCGGCTGCATGTTTTTCATATATGCAATTCTATGCTAACGGACAACGGACAATTTCTTTACAACGTTTGACATATGACTTTAATTCTCCAGGAGCTGCATTTAAATTATCGGAAAGCATGGTCGGTTCATACTTGGACCAGGCTATCAAAAAAATAACTGGGGTTTCCTTGGTGAGCGTTATTGGCTCTATACAGTTGCATATCGAAAGAGAACCGGAAGACCTTTACTGGGAAGCGTTAGAAAAATATTATTCGGAGCAGTGA
- a CDS encoding cell wall hydrolase: MMLKKKARIITGLVLILFFTGGVLQDMFNLSKAARGERGTVSSNDVWVLSKIIAGEARGEPFVGQVAVGAVVVNRVKNPNFPNSVYGVVFEPGAFTAVSDGQYYRPPTSSAIKAARAAINGWDPSGGALYYWNPATATSGWIWTRRIITRIGKHLFGR, translated from the coding sequence ATGATGCTCAAAAAAAAGGCCCGCATAATCACCGGCCTTGTCCTGATTCTTTTCTTTACGGGCGGGGTACTGCAGGACATGTTCAACTTATCCAAGGCCGCCCGTGGTGAGAGGGGAACCGTTTCCAGCAACGATGTCTGGGTCCTGTCGAAAATAATCGCCGGGGAAGCGCGCGGCGAACCGTTTGTCGGGCAGGTTGCGGTAGGAGCGGTGGTGGTCAACAGGGTAAAGAACCCTAATTTCCCGAATTCCGTATACGGGGTCGTTTTCGAGCCGGGAGCATTCACGGCTGTTTCCGACGGCCAGTACTACAGGCCGCCCACAAGCTCTGCGATAAAAGCGGCCCGGGCAGCTATCAACGGCTGGGATCCCAGCGGGGGCGCGCTCTATTACTGGAACCCGGCCACAGCGACTTCCGGCTGGATCTGGACCAGGAGGATAATCACCCGGATCGGAAAACACCTTTTCGGCCGTTGA